In Brettanomyces bruxellensis chromosome 7, complete sequence, the sequence TTACTCATCTCATGTCTTAGTTCTCTTTGCTTCTCCACAGCCTCCATATACTTTCGCTGAGCTCCCAGAACAGACTCTTCATCCGTACACTGCTGGTACAAATGGATCAACTCTCTATTTTCCGAAAGAAAGACGGGACCCCACGAAAAATGCTTTAACAATTCCAGTGCAAGATCCTCACTCCCCACAATAGCGAGACAAGCAGCGATTGCTTCAACACAATTCAACTTGAGTGGCTTACCGTAGTTAATGGGATTCGCAGCAACAAGATACGGAAGAAGCCTCTCATGTTTTCCTCCTATTCTTTTGAATGGAACCTCATCTAAGCGTGCCCATGAACACTCCACCACTGATATTCCATCCTTTAATACTATATCTCTATCGTTTGGACATATTACACTTTTAGCATTCGGTGTAACCACAATGCCCGGGAACTTCTGGCCCACACGAAGATTTGTAATTAATCCTaatctttccattttctttccactgcatttttttggatcGCAATGCCCGAAATCCCACATCGCTAGCTTGCACTTAAAGTTACACTTCCGTTTTCCATATTTAACTTCCTGCTTTCTATTATGGTACGCACTATGATGATGCCCTGATCTATGATGTCCACCTCTATCCTCTCTATCCcctttattcttatttttgcCTTTGCCCATGACAATAAAGCACCACTGCTCTTCTGTTCTGTTTAATTTATATCTGGAGTCAGTGTACCGGAGTTAGTGTACATGCACCGTCAAAACTTAGTCCgatttttcttctgaaaaTTTATCGAAGGCCGATTGACCGACCAACGGCCCAAATCTtgaagatcaaaaaaaaaaaaaaaaaaagcgctCGTAATATGAACGCCAGAGGCATCGTGATACGATTCTTTTCCACCCTGTCCATAGTTTATGTTGTTTCAATatatatcaaaaattcCTTCGTGCATGTTCACAATAACACAGCAGCCAAATTCAGAATTCttatatgaaaaaaatcgTTGCTTTATCTGTCCTACTTCTTTAAACGGCGGCATATATCTCAATCGCATTGCATTCTTAATAACTCATCGTATAGGAACCATTGGAGTGCATCATTGAATGCAATCAGCAGCTCGAAATGAGTGTTTCCAAATCTGATAATGATCATAAGAAGGATAAAGGCACACGTTCGAATATCAAAGAGACACCATTCTTGCCGATATTAGGAAATCCCTTTCTCAATGAATTGTTCAACAATTCCAATATAGCGTCAAATGCGGAGGTGAAGAATATTATCAATTTGCTTTGCTCCAGCCCTGAACAATATATAGTTCTTGTTCCTGAAACAAAATTCATGCTTCTTGCAATTGATGACGATTCAGGCAAAACATATAGGCAGTTATGCAGTAATGCAAACTTCTTAAAGTCGCACATAATTAATGTCTCTCTTAGTGGTGGACCAAAGCACAAAACAACGAATCCAGTCAATGGGGAACTTCTGACACTAAATAACAAGACAGTATATATACGAAAGGGAATATTAAGGAACATAAATGGATTTAAGCATGACTTCACACTTAAGATTATTCGCCAAACATTTTTCAGGTCGTTTGCAACATACATTCCTTTTGGTGCTTGCTTTCACATCATGTACATTGAAGAGTCAGTTGAGGGAAATCCACGCTATCCAGGAATTCATCATGCACGTCCAAAAATAGTACCGGTGCAAAAATCGaaaagcatttttcttctaccTTTAGACGACACATCTAACGAACATAGCATTTACTCGTTTCATGAAGTTCTTTCCCAAATGCCGAAACTAGCTTCAACAGTGGGGAAATTATTTAAAGATTTATTTAGTTCCTTCACTGTTCGAGAAGCATCTAGTAATGATGATCTTAATGAGTGTTTTACGAATGTTATGAGTAAGGGTGGCTCAATAATCAGCAACCTACCTGAAAGTACTCACAATGATATCAAAGCAAAGTTTCCGTCAATTTCTCTACAGCATTCTGTATTTGACTATATTGAAGAGAATATATATGATCGATTTTGGGcaaaatttcttgaacTTAATGAATCAGAGAA encodes:
- a CDS encoding uncharacterized protein (BUSCO:EOG092656RK) — translated: MGKGKNKNKGDREDRGGHHRSGHHHSAYHNRKQEVKYGKRKCNFKCKLAMWDFGHCDPKKCSGKKMERLGLITNLRVGQKFPGIVVTPNAKSVICPNDRDIVLKDGISVVECSWARLDEVPFKRIGGKHERLLPYLVAANPINYGKPLKLNCVEAIAACLAIVGSEDLALELLKHFSWGPVFLSENRELIHLYQQCTDEESVLGAQRKYMEAVEKQRELRHEMSKTVDVWALGNPNHGSGNVLDNELQNEEGVVKNNEDLEAAVSDSTSTNNDKHGDLLLDEGKREASQGEVVPDDATSTPPLAEVRKEQLDAEQEVNLKMAHISLEN